In Nycticebus coucang isolate mNycCou1 chromosome 5, mNycCou1.pri, whole genome shotgun sequence, the DNA window agcctcccaggtaactgggactacaggcatctgacacaatgcctgacgatttttggctgcagttgtcattgttgtttagcaggtccaggccgggctcgaaccttccagcctcagtgtttgtggctggcaccctactcactaagctaccaGAGCTGAGCGTAAACTGTGTCATTACTAATGAtaaaacatgggtgtacaaatatgaccctgaaacgaagtgtcaaagtgcacaatggaagtcaacCAATTCTCCAAAAAAGTCCCATTAGtgcaaatcaagagtcaaaacgaTGTTACTAACCCTTTTGACATTAGagagattgttcattatgaatctGTACCAATTAGTTAAACAGTTAATCAAGTTAACTATTTGGAAATGCTGATaaggctgtgtgaaaaagttagatgaaaatgacctgaactcatggctcttgcatcacgccACTGCACTAGCTTACACAGCCCTATCTCtgagagagtttttagccagtaaacaagtaaATATATTGGACcaccttccctactcacctgaccctagctcccagtgacttttttctttactggaagataaaggaaatattgaaaggaagacattttgatgacattcaggacatcaagggtaatatgatggcCCTTCTGATGGCCAcaattctgatggccattccagaaaaagagttccaaaattgctttgaagggtcaACTGGTCATTGCCATGGGAGCATAACTTCTCAAGggcagtacttcaaaggtgaccatagtaatatttagcaatgaggtatgttgcactttttctaggatgagtttgcaaacttaattgtcaaacctcatatgcacataatattttaatgtattattttacattattatgtGTTACATGcttagtttgtttttcttatggCTCTTGTCAACTCAGGAGATTTCACTTTGTAACTGTTCTGTCAAATCAATTCTGTCCTTCTGGGTCTGGGCTGTGTAATGATGTGACATCCAGAGCTTATCCAGTTGAGCAGAAAGTAAATGAATTTCCTTTTGCTCCTCTGttgaaaaggagataaaaatgCATCAACCTGTAAGTGCTCAGAGCACATCAAGCTATTCTCTGTGATGGATTAATCTAAGGATTGTGAGTTCTTAGGGTTGCAGCGTCCAAGGCAAATCACCTTGGTGCCTTCTTATATTATCACAGGTTCAAAGAAACAGCCCCCAGGGGACGCGAAGCCTCCAAGAATCCAGATGAAGTAAAGGCTGTGTGAGTGGCCCTGCAGCCTTGGGGAACGTGCCATGGTAAGTAGGTTGGGGTGTTTATGGGCTCAATTTATACCAAAATCACTCTCTTTCCCCCTAACACCCTTAACACTACTTTTCCAAATCTCTCCTGACCACAAAATTTAGGGCAGAAAGTCACAAGGCAATCACCACAATTCCTTAAAGTGATAGGAACAACTCTTAGCCAAGGCCAGTTTCCTGGGCATGCAACCTGTGTGGTGACAAAGGGCCCCACACTTGGTTAATGGTCTGCTGTCTCTACCTTGAATTTTTTCATACTCTTTgagcactatttatttatttatgaatacaCAGATCTTTTATACAAAGTCATAAGCATTTTTAGTACGAGAACACAAGCTGTtcctcattttatcaccctcttATCAGTGATAAAAGAACCGAAGGAACTTAGGGATAGAAAGAATAAGGCTAAGACTAAAAGAAGCccaatttttaatagaaataaaattttagcgCACTGTCATAGAGGGGGGCTTTTCTAGGGCATTGGCCATATCTGCTTTCCATCTGGCTAATTAGAGTATTACAATAGTGTAAAATGTTCTGTTCTAGACATTTCAAAACAGATGTATGGTGTAGGTATGAAGAGGTCAGTGtaggtttttgatttatttttttaaatgagaaaactggggtgCAAACCAAGGTACTGGGTAATAGCATATCTGTTGTGAATACCGAGGGATGGTGCCAGCCCTGCACAAAAGTTAAGATCATGAGATTACAAAGCATCCTTTTATCTCATTATATTTGTACCCCTTCCTCCCCATAGTAAAAATAAGTAGATTTCTGGAAAACTTATATATAATATCTTCTCATTCTCCCTTTGCCACATGGTTTGAGCCAAAAACCTACATCCTATTTCAGTGTGGCTTTGTTTTAGGGTGACTTTCTTGGTTAGAAAGCAATCTGATATCACCTATTAAAATTATTACCTGGTACTAACTCCGGGTGTGACATCTCCTTGGGACGCTCTCCatttaaatacttaataaataccACAAAGTCTTAAAGCCTCAAAGAAATGAATTTCCCCAGAGCCATCAGGGGAAATTCCTGAAGCCTTCAATTGCACCTGGCAGACAGCTACCCTTGTGTCTGCTTGGAAGAGCTGCCTGTGCTGGCCAGCAGCAGAAGAAACCAGCCCAACTATCCTTTTAGTTCATTTGAACTTGAGTAGCTTAGTAGCTCATCCAGACTGATTCAGGCCTTGTCTCATTGTCCTACTTACGGCAGATGTTACCACACAGAAAAAGTAATGTACTTTACATAACCACAAGACTTCTTCCCTCCTTGCTGACTTGGCTTCCTAGGTCACCAAAATAGAAGTAATCCTGGAGAGCCTGCATGAGCTCTCACCGCACCTCCCACGTGCCAGAACTGCTCTCCAGCACACTGTGTCTCTGTCCTTACCAATGGTGAACTGTCCACATTTTGTTGAGGGATCCATCATCACTCACCTGTTCAAGGTCATCACTCCAGCATTTCTCTCCTCACTTCTGGATCATTTCCATCTGCATGCAAACGTGCCATTTTAACTTAAAACAGTAACAATCACCTCTCCACATGACATCTTTGCCTACCCTTGCTGTTCCCACTTCGTGCCTCCTCTTCAACCTGCTTCAGTCAAGTTTTTGTCCCTAATCATACCACCAAAACCTCTTCTGTTAGTGACATCCATCTTGCTCAGCCAAAGGGTTTATTCACAGAATTCTCAGCCATACTTGAAACAGTTCATCACTCTCTTCTCTTtgaaactttttcttcctttcttttctttctttttccttccttccttcctccctcttttccttccttccttccttctttccagagtctgactttgtcaccctgggtagagtggccctgccctggcatcacagctcacagcaacctcaaactcttgggcttaggtgatcctcttgcctcagcctcccaagcagctgggactacaggcatgtgctagtttttctatttttctgtttttaatagagacagggtctcgctcttgctcaagctggtctcaaactcatgagctcagacaatccacctgcctcagcctcccaggatgctgggattacaggtgtgagccacggcgcccagctGAAACACTCTCTTTGCATGGCTTCCAGAACCCCACGCTATCCTGGTTTTCTTCCTGCCTTACTGGCCATTCCTTCTTAGGTCTGTTGCtgtctctgcctgcctctctcttATTCCCTTAACAATGGAGTGCCCCAAGGCAAGCCCTCAGGCCAGTTTTCTTAGGAATCTACattccctcccttggcccctcATCTAGGCAGGCTCACGGCTTTAAGCACCCACCATCCGTATGCAAAATACTCCCAAATCTCTCGTTCTAGCCCAGAGCTTTCTCTTGACCTGTGTATCTGTCTCCTGTCTATCAATGTCTAGTAAGCATCTCATTCTGATTCCTGATCTTCCTTTTCCCGTCCACTCTCGTCCTCCCAGCCCCTTGGCTGTTCTCAGCAGGCTAGCCGTGGAAAGCCCATTAAAACGTAGAGCCATCGCATCACTCCTCTACTTCAAACCCCACGCTGGCTCCCGTCACTCTCAAAGTCCAAGTCCTGACCATGACTGGGGAGGCCCCACTTGGTCTTCCCACAGTTACCTCTGTCTTTCCATCAGTGCTCACTTTGCTCCAGCCATGCTGGCCTTCCCACCACTCCTGTAACTGGTGTGTCATACCTAAGGGCCTGTAGCTTTGCTGTCCTTTCTGCCCAGATGGCCTTCCCCCAGGTATCTACATGCATTGCTCAAACGTTACCTTCTGGCTGAGGCCTTCCTTTGACCATTCTATTAAAAAGGCAGTTTTTCTATCCACATTTTCTGATCTTTCTCTGTGGCTCTATTGATTTCTAACTAGgtgtttctgatttattttactGTCATCCTCAGTCCCAGGATGTAAGCTTTATGAGGGATGGGATCTCCACCTAGGGCCTGATGCATCCCCAGTGCCCAGGTCAGCACCTGGGGCCAAAGAAGGTGCTCAGTCCATACTGGTTAAATGCATGATAatacatctctctgctgaagaacAGGGCGCACATGGAAACTGGTTTCCAAAGATAGTGATTAGATCTGCAACTAAGGATCTGTCTCTTTCTTAAGCGTGTCACAAAGCTGAAGGAATGGCAGTAAGGTAGACCCCTTTGTCTGTGTGGGTGGGCTGAGCATTTGCAGGAGTCCCTCACCGTCCAGTCAAGCCACTACTTGCTGCCGCTTCAGCTGAGTCTGTGAAGTGGAAACGTGTTTACTACTTGTTCACAGGTCTCCTTTTTACTCAGTCATCATCAGGCAGCTTAGTGTCCCATGAAGTGCCACTTTCTAAATGTTCTGGTAAAGATCAAGCTTGGGAGTTACTTGTAGCAATGAAATAGACTTCACAAATGGCATGTTAGTGTCCtgcatttattctaatttttggttgtaCCTACTAACTTCACATTGAAAATAATTGCAGCCCACCACAATAATACATCTTGCTTTATCAGAGGTTGTAACAAAAAAAGTGAATGTGGAAATGCCTACGTGGGCAATAACAAGCCACTGTCAGGCTGAGAAATCTGGCCAGCTGCTTCTTGAGAAGCAACACCTACGTCACTAGGGCAAGACGGTACACAGTGAGTcatctgagaaaatatttgagaatgCAAAATGTCATCCTCCCAGTTCTGATGCAGAAAAGGGCAAACTGCCCATAATTTTTCATCCCCACCCAATTATAACAATAAGAAATGCaagaaaaatttgtaaaatttattcaCGATGCAGAAGTTGAGATGAACAAAAGAGCTGGCAATGGCATCTCTCCTctgggtttgctttataaaaataCGGGTGAGCTCGATTTTCTGTAGTTTGCTATTTAATTTGGGGAATGATgaagagtcttttttttaaatagctgtacAACTTCAGACTATGATATCATTTATCACAATATCGTCTGGAATTCCAGAAATGTTCTGTCAGGGGTGGTCTGCGAATTTCTGTACTTGACATGTGATAGAAGTTGGGTAACCGAATATCACAGTGGTATCTTTCTCCTACATAGACTCTGTCATTCAAGGCATAGAGTTTATCTGCAATGTCACTGCCAATTAAAACCGAAAACAGGCGGGAGATGTAACGGTGCTGAGCAAAgagcaaatataatttttttctcctccaagACACATATCGACAATCAGTTTCTGCTGTGAGGGTTACCTAAAAAACATAAGGTATATAAACAAATATTAGGAAGCAAGAAAAGTTCTGCCACATTCTTTTCTatcacaaattttaaattaatttcacttgttGCCCTTTTCAGATTAAACAAGCCCACTGACCCACGATATactgtaaaaacagaaaaacaaactacaaaattTATTAGTACATTCAGTTAATTTAGAATATGAGTAATCGCAACCCTGTGGCTATCTCCAATTTATCTGTTTTCCTAAGTTTGGAAATCTCTATTTTCCATTTTGTGGAAAGGAGAGCTATTATACTTGATATCAAATGTAATGAAACTGGCTAATGTTAGAGAAGTATTTCCAGGTCACTGTGGACATTTAACTGAAATTAAACATTTCAGTTTCTATAGTACAAAACAGAATTTACATATACCCATTTTGCATATGTTTATATGAGTTTATATTTGCATACTATATGTATTAATTCATAGGAAACAGCTTAGCACAATAATTGGAACCCACTGAAGTTATTATCTCTTAAAACTGTCAGACGTGGCAACCTAATAgtgttttctgtttctggaaaGCAACTAAAAcccatcaatattttaaattttaaaaaccacttttttttaataagtatagttttttttgttcttgGTGTTTTATAAACTGTACCATTAGTGGAGTTTAGTCAGATCTCAATTAATTATTTTGCAATTCCCAAATATGCAGCTTCTGCAAGGTAACGTCGAATAGCATCTACGGCTGTTGCTCCTGTCGTATGTACTAGCTGCTCTTGTTCTGGACCGCTAACGGGGCTTTAATCAGCAAGAGCCAAACTGAATTGGGAAGTCATGTGTGCTGGCAAGGAACAGTCTCAAGTTCAATAGAAACGATTCTTGttctgtttatttgcttgtttctaGGCAAATGTTGTCTGTTTGGAAGAAGGACCATTCCTTGTGGGGTCTAGTTGTCCTTTACCTGAAAAATGCCTTCCTCTGTGGGTCTCAGGGAATCCCACTCAGGAGAATCCAGGAACTGAAAGGGGAAAATGTAATGCAGAAACTCTCCATCAGCCGTCACTCTGATCCTACCAAACACAAGGGCAGCGTTCaggagagaaggacagagaaCACACAGTCGGGCAGGGTTTCAGAAAGCAGGGGAGgtacatttcatttctttgatgactGTTCTGCCCCTTACAATTTTGAAAGACAAAACATTAAATTCATAGATGACAATAGGGACATGTATCCTGTACGATTCACGTACTGATGTTCTACACACAGGATTCTAGAGCACTGAGGGAAATTCATCAGGAAATTCAAGTTGTGCACTTACGATATAGgtccatttgtgtgtgtataatatactTTTTAAGTTTCAGTGCACTCAGATTTTAAATTAAGTAGGCAGACATTTAAGAACATGaaggaggctcagtgcccatagcacagtggttacagcgccagccacatacaccaaggctggtgggttcaaactggtgGGGCAACcacaacgacgacaactgcaacaaccaaaaaaaatagccatgtgtgtggtgagcacctgtagtcccagctactcgggaggctgaggcaggagaataacttaagctcatgaatttgaggttgctgtgagctgtgacaccacagcactctaccaagagcgacataatgagactctgtctccaaaaaaaaaagaacatggaggAATTCTGCTGTAAATAACTTTGTAAAtgtaaaccttttaaaaaaaacatgagtAATCTCATTATTGTTTCCTCTccaaatttagatttttattatatattcttgAGGTATCCCGTCTCTGCTTCTAACAAGTAAGCAATTGCTACAATTTACTGAAAAAATTGGCAAACTTAAATGTTCTCTTTTACTCTTTAAAAACATCAAAgagtcttttaaaaatgctttgcaTGCCAACATAAGTATTCTATTAATTCAAGCTGGCATCATCCTCTTCTACACTTTCAATGATTAGCAAGGAAACAAACATATCCAGACAAATTCATACTTTAACACATCGACAGCCATgccagaaaagaattttttttccttggggccacagtgttttattacaaaaatagaataaaaactttgaaaacaaacaatcctttctaatttaatgaaaaaattgttgttttttaaattgcttcCTGTGCATGAGTTATATGCAACTCACACAGTGCTGGAATCAATTTTTACACTGCACACCACGAGTTGTATGTGACTCATGACATACCTATTGAAATGTTTCCGAGAATTGAGTATTTTGTCATTCCACAAGTATTTAGTGGCTCCTGGGTGATCCCAAATGATGACCTCTGAATCATACCCCCTAAGTAAGTGCAACAATGTCACAGCACCACATACTACCATATGGATTTCATTCAAAGAGCCACCAGCCAAATGTTCAAGGCAAACTGCACAGTTGGAGGTTATGGTGATTGGAGAGTGCAGCCCAGCACGTGTGGTGCTCTTGGGCACAGCAGAGCAAGGCGACAGAAGGTGGGGCAGACCTGCCAGTTGACTGCAAAAACAATGAGCAGAGGTTTCACAGCTTCATGAAGCTCAGGGCTCAAAACCATTGTGAGTCaaatacaactcacatgccagttaatgtgttaagattCATGTCATTTGATTTCTACGATGGATTATTAAGCCTCCATGTACATTATTTCTTGCTTTAAGTAAATAATACTGTGTACTCTAAATGCCTATGTTGTCTAGGACTCACGTATCAAAGACTTTCTTAAGCCTCCGGGTGCTAAGCGCCACCTAGGACTATGCTACATTGAGATGGAAAAGTATTGtggaaagaaatacaaacaaGTAACTAATATACAGGAAAGACATGCAAACACCAAGGGTACAAACCTTCCTGAAATAAGCAGGGAGAGTTTATCAATGGAAGTTTTCCCCTGCATGGCATAACAGTGTTCCTTCTCCAAAGTAACCACTTCAGAGCTCAAAGCAATCATTCTGAAGACGGGCAAAGAGATCCCCAGGGGCTGGAAAAGGGAGCTGTACAACACCTGGAATTCTCGGGCAAAGGTTATGCTGTGAACTTGATATGCAATATGAACAAATTGCATGAAGCAGATGACAAACAGTACAAAATTCCAGGAAAATATGTCAGCTGCACAGACATCTACCCAGGCCCAGACAGCAGAACAGAGAAAACCCAACCCCAGCAAACTGAAGACGTAAAGGAGCCCGAAGAATCCACTGCCACCCATGAAACCTACTACAAATAAAATACTGGCAAGGTGGTAAATGGCCCCTTCTGCCTCTTGCTTCCAGGTTATGCACACTGGGTGTTCGTCCGTCAGGCTCCTCCACAAGCTTGAATTTCTTTCCATGGCTGTATTACTGTCTGGTGCACTTTTCAGTTGACTTTAGATGATACTGAAGCAAGTAATTAAGTCCTTTGCTTTTCCATCATAAGAGTTTGGCTCAATCTTCACAAAACCAGAGAAAATCTGGACACTGGAGTTTGTGGTGGTTAAAGCTCTGGTGTGTCCGGATCTTGAAAAACTAAGAATCTTAGCTAGTTTCTTTAAATTCATCTGGGCTTCTGATGCAGATCTAGTCCACAAACATTTCACTATTTCCTGCACAAGAGAAAACAAGATAAAGGCTCTTattaaacaaaaaggagaattgtGAGATATAGTTAATGAATCAATAAGAGTTACTTAGGCAAGCTGATCTCCTGCTTTCTCTCaggttagaaaatatttttaagcttaAATATTGTGGAGAGTTAAAATTCTGtgatatataaagtatatttattgccaggtgcagtagctcacccctataatcccagcactctgggaggtgggggcaggcagatcgcctgagcttacaagttcaagaccagcctgagccagagcgagaccccatctctaaaaattgccaggtgttgtggcgggtgcctatagggagactgaggcaagagagttgcttgagtccaagagtctgaggttgctataagctataatgccacggcactttacctgctaggactctgtctcaaaaaaaaaaaaaaagaaagtatatttttaaaaattggctagCTACATATTTTTCAAGGTGGCTAAGTGCTCTGTAATCATCTAGTCTTTATAGCAGTGCTTCAATATATTTCAGAATCATCTGGAACAGTGACTAAAAATGCTGATTCACAGACTGTTTTCAGATATACCGAATTAGTCCCGTGCTGAGGCTGGGGCCCAGCTGTGTAGATTCTGAACAAGtgccccaggtgattctgattcaTGAATCCATGGTCCTCTGTGGCCCACGCCTTGAGGAATACTGTCTGGCAATACATCATTTACTCTTTACACATGAAGAatgtgaggctcagagaggccaagtaaTTTATCACAGGCCACACAGTGGGTAGTGGCAGAGCAGAACTTCATCCAGCCCTCGTGCCCCTGTGCTGGATACAGCTATGCGGCCTCTCAGGAAAGCTGTCTTAAATTTGGCACTGTAAGGAGCCCTATTAAATCAACATACAATTAACAGTCATATTTCAAGAACGCTAACAGactgtgaaaatgttttcaaagttagATTGATACTGTTTGAGAAAGATAAATCTAGGACTGCTTTGCGGTATTAGTGGTTACTTCAGGTTAAAGGTCCCTCCATGTaactaaataaatattgataCTCTCACTACTTACACATGTATTCACGGGATGGTAAAAAATGTTACTAACTCTGTTCCCGTGCAACATACATTCTCTACCCTTTCAGCCATATGGTGAAAATGCTAATATGTGATCCGCATTAAGCCCTGATGAGCTAGAGGGGATGTTTCCtaacaaaaaaaagtttcaatgCAAGTCATtcattaaattgatttttaaaaactaattaacATTCAAATGCCTTGCACTTGTATGctatatttagtattttatttttgaaatagattcTTTCCAGGACACCTGTTAAGGAAATACCAAATATCACAATCTTGTcccacagaaaaaaatacatactcagAGGTGAAAATGGCTTAGCTGGAGTAAAGAGGAGAACAGAGTGTCATCCCTAAATGGAACTAGAAATGAAATAAGGGAGATACTGTTGTtgaatttcctgtttttttttgttgttttttttcctgcaaataaTGACTCTAAAAACACTACCAGCTgactcttaaacaaaaaaaaaagaaagaaagaactcctgagctcaagcgattcttcttcctcagcctcccacagtgactcgcctgagcgacagtgagaccccgactcatgaaaaaaatggaaaaacccagccggcgccgcggcaagtgcctgtaatcccagcggcttccgatgctgaggcagcggggtgcccgcagcccgagtctgagggtgtggtgagctaccacgcccactgcactctgctcaggggcatagggtgggaccctgtctcaacaacaacaacaacaacaaagagggcagagcctgtggctcagtcggtaaggcactggccccatataccaagggtggcaggttcaaacccggcccggccaaactgcaaccaaaaaatagccgggcgtggcgggcgcctgcaatcccagctactcgggaggctgaggcaagagaatcgcttaagtccaggagttggaggttgctgtgagctgtgtgaggcctggcactctaccaagggccataaagtgagactctgtctctacaacaaaaaaaaaaaaaaaaaaaaaaaagaaagcgcctgtggctcagtgagtagggcgccagccccatctgccgagggtggcgggttcaaacccagcccctgccaaactgcaacaaaaaaatagcgggcgttgtggtgggcgcctgtagtcccagctgctcgggaggctgaggcaagagaattgtgtaagcccaaga includes these proteins:
- the POPDC3 gene encoding popeye domain-containing protein 3 — translated: MERNSSLWRSLTDEHPVCITWKQEAEGAIYHLASILFVVGFMGGSGFFGLLYVFSLLGLGFLCSAVWAWVDVCAADIFSWNFVLFVICFMQFVHIAYQVHSITFAREFQVLYSSLFQPLGISLPVFRMIALSSEVVTLEKEHCYAMQGKTSIDKLSLLISGRIRVTADGEFLHYIFPFQFLDSPEWDSLRPTEEGIFQVTLTAETDCRYVSWRRKKLYLLFAQHRYISRLFSVLIGSDIADKLYALNDRVYVGERYHCDIRLPNFYHMSSTEIRRPPLTEHFWNSRRYCDK